The Chlorogloeopsis sp. ULAP01 sequence GTCTCAGAAAGAGAACAGCAAACCCTCAAACGCCTTTTTATCTCTCCTTTAAGTGGTACATCCTATTTTCTAGGTATTTTTTTGGCTCATAGTTGCATTGGTATTGGACAAACATTACTTATTTACACAATCGCAGCATTGTGGGGTGCAATCTTCCAGGGTTCGATATTCTTAGGAGCAATAATTATTTTATTGAGTATCATCGCCTATGTTGGTTTAGGCTTTATTTTAGGTACACAATTGGCTCGTCGTACCGAAGATGTCAACTCTCTAGTTGCTGCTTTTGGAGTACCTTTATTAATATTAGGTGGGGCATTTTTCCCCACTACATTTTTACCGGAAATATTACTTGAAATTGCTAAAATCAATCCGATTTATCACATGAGTGAAGCTCTGTTAGGAGTATCTGCGGAGGGGAACAATTTCAGAGAGATTGCGTCTCATCTCAGGTTTCTTTTTGGTTTTGCAGCCATCATGATTTTCGGGGGTTGGGTAGCTTATCGACGGATGCTGCTAGTAGAAAGGAGATTGTGATCGATAGAAGGCAGAAGGCAGTCCCAATGAAACAAGTTTCATCGCCAGGCATGAAAAACCTCACCCCGTCCTGTCGGACACCCCTCTCCTTAGCAAGGAGAGGGGCAGGGGGTGAGGTGACTTTCAAGTCAGAGGGCAGTAGACGCGCAAGCGGCTTCCGTAGGTAGGCAGAAGGTAAAATAACCTTCCTAAATAGGTTTTAAAGGTTGGCATTTTATGTTGAAGTATGTCCACCTACTTGCTCACATTTCACTAATAATATAAAACCAATATAAAACTATGCTGTCTATAGAAAAGCTCAATAAGTCCTATGGTAAAAGACAAGTTCTTCAGAATTTAACTCTTGATGTCGCTCCTGGAGAAATATATGGTTTACTAGGTGCAAATGGAGCAGGCAAAACTACTACAATTAATATTATTTGTAATTTATTGCAAGCTGATAGTGGTGCCGTAAAAATTAATCATCAACCAGTTTCAGAAACAACAAAAAATTTCATTGGGATTGCACCACAAGAAAATTTATTATACAAAGGACTTTCTTGTGAAGAAAACCTCAAGTTTTTTGCAAAAATTTACGGTTTAGATAGAGTAAAACGGAAACAAAGAATCAAAGCTGCTTTGGAAGCTGTGAATTTATTAGATCGGGCAAAAAGTCCCGTCGAAACTCTGAGTGGTGGTATGCAACGGCGCTTAAATATTGCAGTGGCATTGGTGCATCAGCCAAAGTTAATCATTTTAGATGAACCTACCACTGGTTTAGATATTGAAGCGCGGTACGAAATTTGGGAGTTGATTAAACAACTCAAAAATCAGGGCATGACAATTTTATTAACCACTCATTTATTAGATGAAGCAGAGCGCCTGTGCAACAGAATTGGTATTTTGAAAAATGGTTGCATTTTAGCTGAGGGTTGTTTAGAGGATTTGCGTAGTTTTATTCCAGCTAAAGAAATTTTGATTGTGCAAACTGATGAAGAGGAGGAAGCGATCGCGCGTGCAATTGCCTGTGGTTTTACGCCTCGGCGTTATGGAAATGATTTGGCTTTTTGGTTATCGGAACATTTGGAATTAAAAGAGATAATTGCACAGTTTGATGGCATTGCTATTGATTCAATTTCACGGCAACCTGTGAGATTGGAGCATATATATATGGAATTGATACAAGTAGGTAACACAGAGATTAAGCAGATAAGTAAAAGGCAGGTGACAGAGGAGCCAGTGCGGTGGTGAGGCAGCGCCGTGGGCGACTGGCTTCACCTGGCGTGGCAGAAGGTAAAAGGCGATCGCACTCGCTAATACCGTTTCACCAAAACTATGATACAAATGCATATAGTCATAATTATTGTAACTAAGAGCCATTAAACCTCTCTCAATCTCCTGCTATCCAGTTAGTAAGTGGACGAAATGGAATCCAAAGATAGCCTGGTTTAAAGCTTACAAAACATTCGGGATTACCCAACCTCTTCCAAATATCTTCAGATATTACTAAGCCGCTAAATTTCTCTGGTTCTTCTTTCATTAGCTCGTCCGAAAATCATTCTTCATAGGTTCTAAATTCATCCACTTCAATCCCAACTAGGGCATAGCGAAAAGGAGGAGCTAATTGTAAGCTCGGCAGCAGTATCTTTAGGAATGCTCAAAGACAAGCGAGCGCTAGAAGGCTTAACTAATACATTGCAAGATGAATATGAGGAGGTAAGGCAAATGGCAATGTGGGCTTTAGAACAATTCGAACAGTAAGCGCAACTTAACCAACTTCAATAACCTTTGATGCTAATACGGGTGATACCAATTCTCTATAAACTTTCACTTAATGAGTACCGACTTCTTTCTTTGTGTCCTACCCTTACGGGTAGACACGTAGACGGACGTAGTCCGGCTTCAAGGTAGAGTAGTGGCTTCTGTAGACGGGCTTTGCCCGGCTTCCCGTAGGGTAAGTAGCCGCTCCACGTCTAATGTGTCCTTTGTGGTTAGTTTTTTAATATTAAGTGCATCTTTGAGAATTTGTATGATTTGTTGACGGTTGCTGATACTAAAACAAAAAAGGCCCCGATTTATCATCGAGAGCCTTTGAAATTCTAAAAATCAGACTCTAATTACAGAGCGTTACCGCGAGGTAGAACTTCCTCTGGGAACACAAATTTCTCGTGTGGCTGATCTTGAGGAGCCATCCAAGCGCGGATACCCTCGTTCAGCAAAATGTTTTTGGTATAGAAAGTTTCAAACTCTGGATCTTCTGCTGCGCGCAGTTCTTGAGAGACGAAGTCGTAAGCACGCAGGTTCAATGCCAAACCAACGATGCCAACCGCACTCATCCACAAGCCTGTGACTGGTACAAACAACATGAAGAAGTGCAACCAGCGCTTGTTGGAGAAAGCAATACCGAAGATCTGAGACCAGAAACGGTTTGCTGTCACCATCGAGTAGGTTTCTTCAGCTTGAGTTGGATTGAAGGCGCGGAAGGTGTTTGCTGCTTCGCCGTCTTCAAACAGGGTGTTTTCGACTGTCGCACCGTGAATCGCACACAGCAGCGCACCACCCAATACTCCTGCTACACCCATCATGTGGAAGGGGTTGAGTGTCCAGTTGTGGAACCCTTGCAAGAATAGCAAGAAACGGAAGATTGCTGCGACGCCAAAGCTCGGAGCAAAGAACCAGCTTGACTGTCCCAAGGGGTACATCAAGAATACGCTTACGAAT is a genomic window containing:
- a CDS encoding ABC transporter permease; translated protein: MKHRRETMAVTQRILIELLRRRRSLIFWIIFPVSVLIINGFVLAESMNLSTERGFEYAAPSTLVGAALFFSCLGGSVSTVVSEREQQTLKRLFISPLSGTSYFLGIFLAHSCIGIGQTLLIYTIAALWGAIFQGSIFLGAIIILLSIIAYVGLGFILGTQLARRTEDVNSLVAAFGVPLLILGGAFFPTTFLPEILLEIAKINPIYHMSEALLGVSAEGNNFREIASHLRFLFGFAAIMIFGGWVAYRRMLLVERRL
- a CDS encoding ABC transporter ATP-binding protein gives rise to the protein MLSIEKLNKSYGKRQVLQNLTLDVAPGEIYGLLGANGAGKTTTINIICNLLQADSGAVKINHQPVSETTKNFIGIAPQENLLYKGLSCEENLKFFAKIYGLDRVKRKQRIKAALEAVNLLDRAKSPVETLSGGMQRRLNIAVALVHQPKLIILDEPTTGLDIEARYEIWELIKQLKNQGMTILLTTHLLDEAERLCNRIGILKNGCILAEGCLEDLRSFIPAKEILIVQTDEEEEAIARAIACGFTPRRYGNDLAFWLSEHLELKEIIAQFDGIAIDSISRQPVRLEHIYMELIQVGNTEIKQISKRQVTEEPVRW
- the psbD gene encoding photosystem II D2 protein (photosystem q(a) protein), producing the protein MTIAVGRAPTRGWFDVLDDWLKRDRFVFVGWSGILLFPCAFLALGGWLTGTTFVTSWYTHGLASSYLEGCNFLTVAVSTPADAMGHSLLLLWGPEAQGNFTRWCQLGGLWPFIALHGAFGLIGFMLRQFEIARLVGIRPYNAIAFSAPIAVFVSVFLMYPLGQSSWFFAPSFGVAAIFRFLLFLQGFHNWTLNPFHMMGVAGVLGGALLCAIHGATVENTLFEDGEAANTFRAFNPTQAEETYSMVTANRFWSQIFGIAFSNKRWLHFFMLFVPVTGLWMSAVGIVGLALNLRAYDFVSQELRAAEDPEFETFYTKNILLNEGIRAWMAPQDQPHEKFVFPEEVLPRGNAL